One Panicum virgatum strain AP13 chromosome 3N, P.virgatum_v5, whole genome shotgun sequence DNA segment encodes these proteins:
- the LOC120667507 gene encoding uncharacterized protein LOC120667507: MAPSPVVAEGEGDAALRVEVSPKINAAFGEGSTVRRPGRLRVMHPHVAEFLRIPRRLARPARKPAPAQEAPVADRPGYGCAFEDDEGGARGAGLAAPGRLVWGKVRHHPWWPGQVFDAADASALALAHRRPRRAVLVAYFGDDTFAWNEKATLRPFRAGFARLPSRRGTAPFAAAVDTALDEVARRVEAGLSCCCGGKGEATAKRQVIDNAGVREGAYGAAVDAAFKRGALRGEAFVGYISALATAPLAGADRVDLTIATAQLKALDHWRGSTRGLPEYSVVHGIDGAAPGRAKRRRSPRGGDGAGSCKRRMSRSSAKGNAARDGGDYEALELEDFPQPTPQQMSTKIGKLMNRAAQQMSLSPMILRARANGNAPPPAMPNMARCARVADELPPMNNGDPSSGAMLLSDRRPAAEMEHHAQVGLVLNFSSASAVPSTSHLIMIFSRFGPVEEVRAENSTALVIFKKGEHADEAFSATAKIRSISASLVSFRLTYSLSRCTI, encoded by the coding sequence ATGGCGCCGTCGCCAGTCGTggcggagggggagggcgaCGCGGCGCTGCGCGTCGAGGTTTCCCCCAAGATTAACGCTGCTTTCGGGGAGGGGAGCACGGTGCGGCGCCCGGGGAGGCTCCGCGTCATGCACCCGCACGTGGCGGAGTTCCTACGgatcccgcgccgcctcgcgcggccggcgaggaagccggcgccggcgcaggaGGCTCCGGTGGCCGACCGCCCGGGGTACGGGTGCGCGTTCGAGGACGACGAGGGCGGGGCGCGCGGGGCCGGCCTCGCGGCGCCCGGCCGCCTGGTGTGGGGCAAGGTGCGGCACCACCCGTGGTGGCCCGGCCAGGTGTTCGACGCGGCCGacgcctcggcgctcgcgctGGCGCACCgcaggccgcgccgcgccgtgctcGTCGCCTACTTCGGGGACGACACCTTCGCGTGGAACGAGAAGGCCACGCTTCGCCCGTTCCGCGCCGGGTTTGCGCGCCTCCCCTCCCGGAGAGGGACGGccccgttcgccgccgccgtggacacCGCGCTGGACGAGGTCGCGCGCCGCGTGGAGGCTGGCCTCtcgtgctgctgcggcggcaagGGCGAGGCCACCGCCAAGAGGCAGGTGATCGACAACGCTGGCGTCCGTGAGGGCGCGTACGGGGCGGCGGTGGACGCGGCCTTCAAGCGGGGCGCGCTCCGCGGCGAGGCGTTCGTCGGGTACATCTCCGCGCTGGCCACCGCGCCGCTGGCCGGGGCCGACAGGGTCGACCTCACCATCGCCACGGCGCAGCTCAAGGCGTTGGACCATTGGAGGGGCTCGACGAGGGGACTTCCCGAGTACTCGGTCGTCCACGGCATTGATGGTGCTGCTCCTGGGAGAGCCAAGAGGAGAAGATCGCCAAGAGGAGGCGATGGTGCTGGTTCTTGCAAACGGAGGATGTCAAGGAGCAGCGCCAAAGGGAATGCGGCCCGTGATGGTGGAGACTATGAAGCCCTGGAATTGGAGGATTTCCCACAACCCACGCCTCAGCAGATGTCTACAAAGATTGGGAAGCTCATGAACCGTGCGGCACAGCAGATGTCGCTGTCACCGATGATCCTCAGGGCCAGGGCCAATGGTAATGCTCCGCCTCCTGCAATGCCAAACATGGCAAGGTGTGCAAGAGTTGCAGATGAGCTTCCTCCAATGAACAATGGTGACCCCTCTAGTGGTGCAATGCTGCTGAGTGATAGGAGGCCTGCTGCAGAAATGGAGCATCACGCGCAGGTTGGGCTAGTGCTGAACTTCAGCAGTGCGAGTGCTGTGCCTTCGACAAGTCACCTGATCATGATCTTCAGCAGGTTCGGGCCTGTCGAGGAAGTCAGGGCAGAGAACTCGACTGCTCTGGTGATCTTCAAGAAGGGTGAGCATGCTGATGAGGCGTTCTCAGCCACCGCCAAGATCAGATCCATCAGTGCATCCCTCGTCAGCTTTCGCCTCACCTATTCGCTTTCCAGATGCACCATTTGA